CCTTACGAACCATCATTCTCCGAAACGTTTACATGGTGGGGTCGGTCATCGTTCTGACCACCCTCATGTCACTCTGGACAGCCCACCGGGTCTCCGTCCAGTCGGTCGAAGTCCAGAAAACGATGCGTCTCCTGGCCAGTCTTCAGGCCGTCGAATCCTCTCTCATCAAGATCGACTCGGGACTTTTGGATCTGGAAGTGAACGGAGGTTCGGGAGAGGATCTCATCCGGGAGTTCGACCGCGTTCTGTCGGTGGCTCCCAAGGCCACGATCGTCAAAAGCGGTGTTATGCAGTCCAAGGGAATGCTGAAATTTATCCGGGTCATGAAAGACCGTCACGCCCGGTCCCAGATGCTCGCCTCCGTCCGGAACCAGGCCACGCTTATCCGGAAAGAATGGCTGGCGCCCCGCTTCCAGGAGATCGAGAAAAAACAGGCCGAATCCGTCAAAAATCTGCACTACCTCGTTCTCGAAGCCCGCGTGATGTCGGGTGTCGCCGGCACTCTGGCTGTCGGCATGCTGATTCTCCTCTATTTCCGCATGGACCGGTTGTCCAACCATCTCCGTCAATTGGCCGACAATATCCAGTCTGTCGCGACCTTTCAGTCCAAGGGGCTCGAATATGCCCCGGAAACCGTCGAAGAAAAAAGTATCTTCAATGCGACCAAGGCCCTGGAAAATCTGTTTACCACCATCACCGGTTCAATGACCCAGAACGGTGTTGTGGTCGTCAACGCCGACCTGAAAAGCGGGAAGGAAGGGAATGAAATTCTCTACGTCAGCCCGTCGCTTCTGGAAATCTTGCGCCCTGTCAAGAAAGAAGCCCAGGAACGCTTCGGGGTGGATATCGACCGGCTCGTGGGGACATCCATCCACCGGTTTCACGAACATCCCGACCGCATCCGGGAAATCCTGCGACGGCTCAAGCCCCTTGAAGTCCGCCAGAACATGGAAACCCAGATCGGAGATCATTTTCTCGGTTCCACATCGTCCATGATTCCGGATGCCGAAGGGAACCCTCTTCTTTACATGGCCACCTTCTATGAAACCACCTCCATGAAAAACCTCCAGAAGGTAGCGGAAGAGCGAAAAACGCGGGCGCTTTCAACCGTCGGCCAGCTCGATGGCTTCACCCAGGCCTGGGAGTCTCTTCTCTCCACGCTCAAGCAAGTTTTTTCCACCAGTGTTGAGATGGGGAAAACCATGGGTGGAATGCAGGGAAGCGTGAGCTCCGCACTCGAAACGGTTGCAGACATGGACCAGACGGCCTCCCAAATGAGATCGGTGATGGAAAAAAACAAGGAAGCCGTGATCGATATTGTCACCGTCGTCTCGAAAGTGGGCGATGTGGCGGCACAAACCAACCTTCTGGCCCTGAACGCCGCCATTGAGGCAGCCCGGGCCGGAGAACACGGAAGAGGGTTTGCCGTGGTTGCGGATGAAGTCCGGAACCTGTCCGAACAAGTTCGGATCCTTGTCCAGAGCATCCAGGAAAAAATGGATCAGGTCTCGACTGTCACCACCAACGCGACCAACACATTCGATTCGTTTGCGACCGTCGTCGAAGACGTCACCAATCATATCCGGGAAATCGGCAAGGAGATGAACGACCTTCTGGAAGGCGTCAAGAAAATGGGCAACACCGTTTCCTCGACCGAACAGACTGCGTCAAGAACCGGGACCGCACTTCAGCAGGTCAAGCACGAATTTCAGGCGCTGATCTCCTGAAGGGGAATCTCCCCTTTTCGGAGAAGACCTACACGCCAGGACGGGCGACAACGACTGTTTCATTCCCGTTGGCAAAGGAGAGAAGCGTCGACGAGAATCCGATGTCCCGGAACGCGTCCGCAATTTCCCCGGGCGACAAAAGACGGTTTCCCTGAACATGCTCGCTCAATCCCTGGAACGCCAGAGGACGGCGGACAGGCTCCCGGAGTTCCTTGCGGCTTTCGGGCCAGGCGGGCTCCCAGATGACCACGGCCCCGCGTGAGGACAGGTGTTTTCGGAAAAAAGAGAACACGGTTTCCCGATCCGTCCAGACGTGATGCAAAGCCCGGTTCATGACAAACACATCGACAGGTTCCCGGAGGGGATAATGGCGGATATCCCCCTCCTGAAACCGCAGCCTGTCCGACAATCCATTCTTTTTCGCTTTTTCGGACGCCTGACGGACATTCTCTCCGAACCCGTCCAGTCCGACTCCTTTCAGACGTGAAAATCTCTCTGCCAGCAGAACAAGATACCAGCCATTCCCGCATCCCAGGTCGACAACCGTCCCGGATCGTTCGTCTACCTCCTCGAATATCGGGAGTCTGGGCAGAATCTGTTGGGAAAAAAGGGGAGAGAAGTTCGCTTCGATCATGGAGCCGAACCAGGGAAGAATCGTTTTGCGCTCCCCCAGAACCCTCTCCCCCGGACGCTCTCCCGTCCGCATGCATTCGGTGGCTCGCTCGGCCATGTGCGCGGACAGGACGGAGCCCACGGCAACAGGCATCAGCGTATCCTCCGCATCGGGACACATGGCTTCCCCGTCGCGGGTAAGCCGGAAGGTTCCGGAAGAGGACTCTTCCAGATAGCCGAAGGCAAAAGCCGCGTCCATCCAGCGGGTCAGATAATCCCTGTCCATTCCGGTGCGGACGGACAACCCTTCAGCATCCAGAGATCCGGCTTCCCGCAGGGCGGGGAACAACCCATTGGCGACTCCGACAAATGCCACGTTCAGGCTCAGGGCTCCCTGAGACATTTGACGAAAGCGCTTTTTTCGGTCTTCTGTGGTTTCTTCCATGGACATGAAGAGATCCTTTCTTTTCAGAATCGCATCGTTACTCTCTTTTTCTACTGCTCCAGCTTTTTCTACTTCTCCAGTCGTCGATGGACCTTGTCGGCACGCGCCTGATCCCTTGGTCGAAGGACGATCTGGTCAATATTGACATGGGGTGGCCGAGTCACCGACCAGACAATCGCATCCGCCACATCGGCAGCGACAAGAGGTTCCATCCCCTCGTAAACCCGGGCAGCCCTTTGGGTGTCTCCTCCAAAACGGACGATGGAAAATTCCGTTTCGACGAGCCCCGGGTCCACTTCCGTCACCCGAATCGGCAATCCGAGCCATTCCAGTCGAAGCGTGTCCGTCAGGGCCTTCAAAGCATGTTTGGCTCCTGTGTATCCGGCGCCACCCAGATAGGTTTCAATCGCGGCAATCGAACCCACATTCACCACGTGACTGCCTTCCGGATCCTGGCAAAGCCGGGGAAAAACCTCCCGGATCATGCGCGCCGTCCCGAGAACGTTCGACTGATACATGGACAGCCAGACCTCTTCGTTCAAGTCCTTCACGGGGTCAAGGCCAAGCGCGCCTCCGGCATTGTTCACCAGCACATGGATCGTGTCCGGAAGCTCCCGCACAAACGACCGGACCGACGCGGAATCTGTCACGTCCAGAGGAAGGCCCGTCGCACCAGTTTCCTCCGCCAGCCTTCGAATCCTGTCCTGGCGGCGCGCTCCCATGAATACCCGAAATCCCAGTCGGCAAAGCTGACGGACGGTTTCCTCCCCGATGCCAGAAGACGCACCGGTCACAACACAGACTTTTGTCAAGGGACTCTCCTGATGACAAGACAGAGAACGAAGATTTCCGGAAAGTGAAGTGGTCCTGAGCCTTCGGGAACTGTCTAACCGGGATTCGGATTGTGCCACCGGTCGTCGATGCCCAGAAGGGAATCCGCTTCCCGGGGCCCCCAGGTTCCAATCGCGTATGGATGGACCGGTTGATGTCTGGAAAGGACAGGATCGACAACGGCCCAGGCAGCCTCCACCGCATCTTCACGGGAAAACAGGGAGCGGTTTCCGGACAGGGCTCCTGCCAGAAGCCTTTCATAGGGCCCCTCTTCTCCTCTTTGCTCGTTCTGGAGAAAGAGTTCCCTCTGTTCCCCCACAAATTCCTTCCCTGCCGATTTGACCCGAACGGCCAGAGCGACGGCGGAATTCGGTGAAATCCGGAAGCGCAAATAATTGGCCCGCCCCTCCCCCGGCGGAGGATCCGAATCATCAAACAGCCGCTGGGGTGGGGGCTTCATTTCCACAAGAACCTCGCACGCGGAAACCGGAAGGTTTTTTCCGGACCGCAGGTACCAGGGAACATCTTTCCATCGCCAGGAGTCGATCAAAAGACGAAGGGCGCAAAATGTTTCCACATCCGAATCCTTCGCGACCCCCTGTTCATCCCGGTATCCAATGTATTGTCCCCGGACAAGATCCTTCTCGTCCAGTGGACGCATGGCCCGAAACACCTTTGCCTTCTCGTCGTGGACAGCGTCGTACCCCTGATAGGCGGGCGGGTCCATGGCAAGAAGCGCCACAATCTGGAACAGATGGTTCTGGACAACGTCCCGCAGACATCCGGCGCTTTCATAAAACGCGCCTCTTTCCTTGATCCCGAAATCCTCGGCCAGGGTGATCTGGACGCTGTCCACATAATTTCTGTTCCAGACGGGCTCGAGAAAGGAGTTGGCGAACCGGAAATACAGGATATTCATGATCGCTTCTTTGCCGAGATAGTGATCGATCCGGAAGATCGCGTCTTCAGGAAAAACAGAATGAGCCGCCTCATTGAGCTTCCGGGCGGATGCCAGGTCACGACCGAATGGCTTCTCGACAATCACGCGGGCCTGGCGAGACAGACCGGACGCGCCAAGTCCCCGGATGACCGTTTCGAAAAGCGAAGGGGGGATGGCCAGGTAAAACGACGGACGGGAGACGTTTTCAAGGGCTTTTCCCAGTGCCTGAAAAGTTCCGTCATCCTTGTAATCTCCCCCCACATACGAAAGTAACCCCAAAAAGCGTGCGAGGACAGTCTGGTCAATCTCTTCCCCGCTCTTCCGGACACTGTCCGTGGCATGTTCCTTCAGTTCTTGTTCCGTCCAGGGGGAAGACGCGACGCCAATGACCGGGATATCGAGAACCCCCTTGCGGACTAACCGGTACAGCGCCGGGAAAACCATTTTATGGACCAGATCTCCTGTCACACCAAAAACAACGAGGGCATCCGAGCGGACACGAGATTGACTGGAAGGAGCCATCTCAATGTCCTCCTTTTTTTTCGTCGTGCCCTCCAAATTCCTTTCTCATGGCAGACAGAAGCTTGTTCTCAAATTCGCCGCCTCCCTGAGACGCAAAACGACCGAACAGGGCCGCACTGATCACAGGAGCCGGAACGCCCTCGTCGATAGCGGCCAGGGCTGTCCAACGTCCTTCCCCTGAATCGGACACCCGTCCGGAAAACGCGGAGAGTTTCGGGTCTTCCCCAAGAGCAGCGGCTGTCAGGTCCAGGAGCCACGACGCCACGACACTGCCCCGTCTCCAGAGCTCTGAAATTTCCCCCAGATCCAGGTCGTACCGGTAAAATTCGCCATCCTGCATGGGGGCCGTTTCCGCGTCCTGCTCATGCTGCTTGAGGCCGGCGTTGGCATTTTTGAGGATATTGAACCCTTCCGCATAAGCCGCCATCAGCCCGTATTCGATCCCGTTGTGGACCATCTTGACGAAATGTCCTGCGCCGTTCGGTCCGCAATGAAGATAACCCTGTTCGGCGGTCGAGCCGGGCTTCGGTCGCCCCGGGGTCCGGGGGATTGTTCCCAGTCCGGGAGCCAGTGCGGAAAAAATGGGATCGAGACGCTGTACGGTCTCTTTTTCTCCGCCGATCATGAGGCAATATCCCCGTTCAAGCCCCCAGACCCCACCGCTTGTCCCCACATCCACATAGTGGAATCCGGACTTTTTGAGCTTTTCCGAACGCCGGATATCGTCCCGATAATAGGAATTGCCCCCGTCGATCAAGATATCGCCCGCGTGGGCGAGCCCGACAATCTCATCGAGCAGTGTGTCCACGACCGCGGCAGGAACCATCAGCCAGACCGCCCGGGGCCTTTCCAGTTTTCCAAGAAAATCACTCAGGGATCCGGCTCCGATGGCGCCTTCTTTTTCAAGGTCCCGAATCGGACCCGGATCCTGGTTGTAGACAACGCATTGATGCCCTGCCTTTAACAGTCTCCGGACCATGTTGCTCCCCATTCGACCCAGCCCGATCATGCCGATCTGCATACCTCTCCCTCCTTTTCCAATATCATTTTTGTCCTGTCATGGGCTTCCGGAAAGAACCAAAGATCCCCGCACGGAAGAGAGACTGACCTTCCGGAACAGGGATCAACGGAGACCCATCCAACGCCATGTTCCCCCTAACACATTTCAGAGTCAATAAAAAATCTGCAAACCCTTATCGAATAGCTCATATCCGAAACATCATTGAGAACGGATCAGAAACTGCATGCTTCCTGAACCGTTCTTGTTGGAGGGAGATTCTCCCTGCGAGAAAAACTGAAGTTTGAAAAAGATGCAAGATGGAAGAGAAACACAGCCTGCGGAGGATCGGAAAAGCTTGCAATATGGAAACGGGAGAAAGCAGAAAAATACAGATAGGATCAAATCGTGGTGGAGGGTAGGGGATTTGAACCCCTGACCTTCAGGGTGCGATCCTGACGCTCTCCCAACTGAGCTAACCCCCCGAAAACGATCGGAATACGATAACAGAACAGAGAACTTCCGGGCAAGTTCCGGATCGAAACACCGGGAACACCGTCCGATTAACGGACCTGTACCGTCCTCCCCTTGATCAGGAGGCGACCTTCCGAATGAAGGCGCAACGCTTCGACGTATGTTTCATGTTCCGCCTCCCGGATCCTTAAGGTCAGGCTCTCTACCGTGTCCGCATCCAGAACGGGAACGGCTTTCTGAAGAATGATCGGTCCATGGTCCATTTCAAGATCGACATAATGAACCGTCACGCCCGAGACTTTCACGCCGTACTCAACAGCCTGTTTTTGGGCGTGCAGTCCCGGAAAAGCAGGCAAAAGAGAAGGATGGATATTGAGAATCCTGTTCGGATAGGCTTCGATCAGGGTGGGGCCGACCAATCGCATATACCCTGCCAGAGCGACTGTGTCCACTTTTTTTTCCTGCAGTGCTTCCAGGATCTTTTTCTCATAGGCCTCTTTCGACGGAAAAGCGCCGGGCCGCACTTCCAGCACCGGAACCCCCATCCGGACTGCCCTCTCCACCACCTGTGCCCCCGGCTTGTCGCAGACAAGAAGAGCCGGCTTCAGACGAGGGAGTTTTCCTTCCCGAATGGCCCGCACGATCGCCTCAAAGTTCGTTCCGGACCCCGATGCAAACAGGGCGAGGGCAGCCGGCTCAGAATGAGCGGTCATAGACCACCTCCCGGCCTCCGGGAATGACTTCCCCCAGAAAATAAAACGTCTCGCCCTTTTCCGAAAGAAAGCCCTCCAGGGCTTTTCCTGCTTCCGAAGGAACGACGACGACCAGTCCGATCCCCATGTTGAAGACCTGGAACATTTCCCGGGTCGTGACCTTCCCCGCTTTCTGGATTTCCTGGAAGACCGGGGGCTTCTCCCAGGCGCGCGGGTTGATCCGGGCGGAAAATCCTTCCGGCAACACTCTCGGAACATTTTCCGTCAGCCCCCCGCCCGTGACATGGACCATGGCGCTGACCTCCACACGGGCAATCATTTCGAGAATCAGCGGAACATAAATTCTCGTGGGGCGCGTCAGAATATGGGACCAGTCTTCTCCCGGCGACCATTCCGGACGATCTCCGGGGGATATTCCCCGTTCTTCGATCAGGACTTTTCGAACAAGAGAAAACCCGTTCGAATGGATCCCGGTCGACGGGAGTCCATAGAGACGATGGCCCAGACCGATCTTTCGGCCATCCACAATCTTCTCCCTGTCCGCAATCCCGACAACGAAACCGGCGAGATCGAAATCGGCGTCCTGATAAACCCCCGGCATCTCGGCGGTTTCTCCTCCAAGAAGAGCGGCTCCCGCCTGCCGGCACCCTTCGGCAATCCCGGAAAAGATCCTTTTCCCCACCTCCGGGTCCAGTCGACCAGACGCATAATAATCGAGAAAAAAGAGGGGTTCGGCGCCCATCACGGCGATATCGTTCGCGCACATGGCCACCAGGTCGATGCCCAGACCTTCATAGATCCCCGCCCATTGAGCCACTTTCAGTTTTGTCCCGACCCCGTCGGTTCCCGAAACGAGAACGGGATCACGATACTTTTCCCACTCGGGTCGAAACACGCCGCCAAAACCGCCGATGCCGGCAACCACCCCGTTCCGGTCCGTTTTCGCCGCCAGAGGCCGTATGGCATCGACCCACCGATTCCCGCGCTCGATGGATACACCCGCCGACGCATAACGATTGCGATTGTCTCCGGACATCCATCCCCTCAGGTTTTAAGAAAGATAAATAAATATTGTTGATCGATTGACAAGAGAACTGAACGGAATTATATTTCACACGCCCGTTCGAAAAAGAAACACAATTTTTCCGGCGGGATCCCCTGCTCAAGTCCGGGGAAAAGTATACCGAAAAGACGTCAACCCGGCAATTTGAGCATTCCGGACCTCGTCTTCCGTCAGATGGATCTCCTCCTGAAGTTTTGCACTGATTCCCGGGGTGATCCCTCGGACTGAATCCTGGGGATTTCAGTCGAATCACCGAAAACCTCGTCCGTTCCGGCATCATGCCACTTTTCAGGAGCAACAGATCCGTGCTTGCCCAAATCTTCCCCCTTTCGACCGGCAACACCCTGCAAAAAAGTGTCCGTTCTTTCATCATGACCGGTGCTTTTCTCTCTTCCCTGCTTCTCACAGGGTGCGGAAACCTTTTCAGCGGGGTCGGCGGAAGCGGCACCGGAACCCTTCAGGGAGCCGAAACGACCGCCCTGGCGGACATCGCCTCCGGCAATTACGCCGGAGCAGCGGCCGCCCTGTCATCCTACTGCCCGAACGACACCTGCCCCGACCCCACCTCGGCGACGATTCTCGCGGATGCCTATATCGCGCTCGGGTCTGCCCCGGACTCGGCCTACAACGCCGCGTCCGGCATTCTGGTCGCCTCCCCGTCCGGAAGCTATACCGGCACGAACCAGATCATCTCCAACCTGATTTCCGCTTCCAGCTCGAGCTCTTCAGCCAACCAGACCTTTCAGGCGATCGCCCAGGCGGTCCCCTGCATCACGAACAACAACTGCACACAAAGCGGACTGTCGACTCTCCTGACAGCCCTCAATGTCCTGACCAACAGCGGATGCACGGTCACGGCCTGCACAAGCGATCTCGCCTCCATGGAACTTTTGGCGGCGGGCGTCTACATTCTCGCCAATATTCAGATCCTGACGGGCATTACATACAATACGCAAACCGGATGGGAACAATGTTTGCCGGGCGGTGGCGGAACAGCCTCCTGTTCGACGACCATCTCCACGTCGTCCTTACCTTCGCCCTCCACAGACCTTGCGAACGACTGCTATCTTCTCTATGACGGTCTGTCTTCCCTTTCCGCCTCCTGCGGGACACCGTCTTCCTCCCTGTCACAGACAGCGTCCCTCGTCAGCCTGATGGGCACACTGTCCTCCTCTCTTGGTTCCAGCGGAACCAACGTGACCAACTCCATCAACGAGTTTCTGAACTCCGTCATCGGATGCACAAGCTCCCCCTGTTCTCCCAGCACCCAGACGTCGACACCCACGTCCCTGAGCGGCATGTCCTCGTTTCAGACAAACATCGAACACTTTTTGACCAGCATTGCATACATGTAACCGGAGACATCTTCATGAAGATCCATCGCCCGACGTTTTTTCCAGGTTCCTTTGTCCTGATTTTTTCCATCCTGCTCCTGTCCGGTCCGTCCCGATCCTTTGCCGGCGGCCCCAGCGGAATCGCCGGGACTCCCCTTTTTCAGCAGTTTCCTCTCCTGTATCAGGGGGTGATGCCGCTCGGGATGGGGGGAGCCTTTACCGCCGTGGCGGACGACGAAAACGCCGTCTTTTACAACCCGGCGGGACTCGACAACATCCAGAACTCGTCCTTCAAGATCCTGAACGTTTCCGCGGACGCCACGTATCCCGGGCTTTTCACCCTCTACAACAATATCCAGAGCGACAACCAGCTCTCCGGAACCGCCCAGGACGCAGCGTTCGTCAACACCTTCAACTCGGTCGCCAACCAGTCGTTCTATGCCCGTGTCGGGGATTATTCCAACTACACGACACATGATTTTTCCATCGGACTTCTGACGAACAACCAGATCCTCGGCATTCCCAGCGCCGTGGCGACAACCAGCAATCTGGCGTCTCTCAACGCCCTGTCGGACACCGGTATCGTCATTTCGGGAGCCATGGGATTCTTCAATCATCATCTCCAGATCGGCGGAACCCTGATGGGTCTCAACCAGATGTTCGTCGATATTCCCCAGCTGTCGGTCGCCCAGGCCTCCAACCTCCAGTCCACCATCAATTCCAACCTCACCCACGGGCTGGGAATTCTTGGAAATATCGGAGCCATCTATCATTTCGACCTGCCCCTGAATCCCACGATCGGCGCTTCTGTCGAAAATATCGGAACGGCTTCCTTTGGCCAGGCCGGCTCTCTCCCCCAATTCATCAATGCCGGCGTGGGTCTCGACCCGGATATCGGATTCGGACGTCTCCTCGTGGATATCGACTACGACGACGTGACCAATTACCTGTATTACACCGGAGACTCTCTCTGGCTTCACACCCATGCGGGTATCCAGTATCAGTTTCCCGCCATTCTGACCCTGTCGGCCGGCGTCTATGAAGGATATCCCACGGTCGGGTTCGGACTGGACCTGTGGGCGTTTGAAATCAACGGGAGCTATTACACGGAAGAGGCGGGAGTGCTTCCCGGACAGAATCCGAATCACATTCTGTCCTTGCAGGTCGCGTTCGGATGGATGTGAGAATGGACTGACTTCAGGAGGGGGCGTTTTTCCCGGGCTGCAGGACATCCCTCGATGTTCGGGCCAGACGGGAAAGGGCGTCTTTTGCCGCTTTCTGCTCCGCTTCTTTTTTCGACTTCCCGGAACCTTCCCCGTAAATCTTTCCCCGGATGAGAACCGCGACATCAAATTCTTTTTGATGATCCGGTCCTCTCTGGTCCATCACCTGATAAACCGGCAGAGTCTCAAGTTCGCGCTGGCAATACTCCTGGAGATCCGTCTTGTAATCCTGGATGGAATCTTCATGCACCGTCTGCTCGATCACCGATCGAAAATGTCCGATGATGAATGTGCGTGCGGCATCCAGACCGCTGTCGAGGTAAATGGCGGCAATGACCGCTTCCATCGCGTCGGCCAGAAGAGAGCTTTTTTCCCGGCCCTGGGTCAGTTCTTCGCCTTTTCCGATCAGAAGGAACCCTCCGATCCCCAGGGCCCGGGAGACGGATGCGAGCGTCGGTTCGGACACAACACGGCCCTTGAATTTTGAAAGAATGCCTTCGGGGTATTTGGGATAGGTGACCATCAGATATTCGGCGACGACAAGACCCAGAACGGTATCCCCCAAAAACTCCAGACGCTCGTTGTTCTGGGTGACACCCAGACGACGGCCTTCGTTCATGAAAGACTTGTGCGTTGTGGCTTCTTCGAGGAGATCGATCTTGCGGAACCGATAACGCAACCGGTCTTCCAGTTCGGACAAATCGCGATGAGGCTTCATTCTAGGAATCACGGACTTTCAGGAATTCCGGTATGAAAAACACCTTTTTCCTGCTCCCTGAAACGGTTTGGTTCATGCGGTCCGACGGCCTGCCCTGATCAGGAAACCGGTGCTTTTCCGATCACCAGCGACGCGTTGGTTCCGCCGAAACCGAAAGAATTTTTCAGAACAGCCTGCAGGCGGACCGGACGGGCCCCTTCGCGGACATAGTCCAGGTCGCACCCTTCATCCGGGTTGTCCAGATTGATGGTGGGAGGAACCATATCGTCCCGGAGGGCCAGAAGGGAAAAGATTGTTTCGACACCCCCGGCTCCCCCAAGCAGGTGTCCGGTCATAGATTTGGTTCCGCTGACCGCGATATTGGCGGCGTGGTCGCCAAAAACGGTCCGGATCGCAAGCGTTTCCAGCTTGTCTGCGAACGTGGAGGTCGCGTGGGCATTGATATGACCAATGCTTTCCTTGGGAAGCCCCGAATGACGAATCGCCATTTCCATGCAGCGAACAGCCCCTTCGGCATCTTCCGGCGGCGAGGTGATGTGAAAGCCGTCTCCGGTCAGGCCATAACCCAGGATTTCTCCGTAGATGAAAGCCCCTCGTTTCCGGGCGGTTTCATATTCCTCCAGAACCACCACACCGGCGCCTTCTCCCAGGACAAACCCGTCCCTGTCACGGTCGAAGGGCCTGCTGGCCGCGGCAGGGTTGTCATTTCGGGAAGACAGGGCACGGGCAGAGGCGAACCCCGCCACCGTCAAGTCGGACATTGCCGATTCGCTCCCGCCGGCAATCATGACATCGGCATCACCCCGACGAATCATGTGATAGGCGTCTCCAATGCAATGGGTTCCCGTGGCGCATGCGCTGACGGCGCAGGAGTTTGGCCCGCGTGCACCAAGATGGATCGCAATCTGTCCGGAAGCGAGGTTGATGATCACCATGGGGATAAAAAAAGGGGAAACCTTGCGGGGTCCCCCTTCCATCAGGGCCTGATGGTAGAATTCGATTCCCGGTAGCCCTCCGATTCCGCTTCCGACATAGACACCAACCATATTTCTGTTGGAAGCGTCGATCGTGAGCCTGGCGTCTTCCACCGCCATCTTCGCAGCCGCCAGCGCGTAATGGATGAACGTGTCCATTTTCTTCACGTCCTTTCGATCCATCCATTCGGCCGGGTCGAAATCTTTGACTTCGGCTCCGATCGTCACCGGAAAACCGGTCGTATCAAAACGCGTAATCGGCCCGACGCCGGATTTTCCGGCCAGAAGATTCTTCCAGGTTTCTCCGGCAGAGT
The sequence above is drawn from the Leptospirillum ferriphilum ML-04 genome and encodes:
- the fabF gene encoding beta-ketoacyl-ACP synthase II, producing the protein MSSAPQAPRRVVVTGVGMVTPLGNSAGETWKNLLAGKSGVGPITRFDTTGFPVTIGAEVKDFDPAEWMDRKDVKKMDTFIHYALAAAKMAVEDARLTIDASNRNMVGVYVGSGIGGLPGIEFYHQALMEGGPRKVSPFFIPMVIINLASGQIAIHLGARGPNSCAVSACATGTHCIGDAYHMIRRGDADVMIAGGSESAMSDLTVAGFASARALSSRNDNPAAASRPFDRDRDGFVLGEGAGVVVLEEYETARKRGAFIYGEILGYGLTGDGFHITSPPEDAEGAVRCMEMAIRHSGLPKESIGHINAHATSTFADKLETLAIRTVFGDHAANIAVSGTKSMTGHLLGGAGGVETIFSLLALRDDMVPPTINLDNPDEGCDLDYVREGARPVRLQAVLKNSFGFGGTNASLVIGKAPVS